One genomic window of Nicotiana sylvestris chromosome 10, ASM39365v2, whole genome shotgun sequence includes the following:
- the LOC104231131 gene encoding lysine histidine transporter-like 6 isoform X1, with protein MTKKKERKAEENSVEDIYSLSSTAMGSTSSENHLPLPKEVPSDEKWAEDGPPREAKWWYSTFHTVTAMVGAGVLSLPYAMAYLGWGPGTAVMILSWCITLHTMWQMIQLHECVPGVRFDRYKDLGKHAFGPKLGAWIVLPQQLIVQVGCDIVYMVTGGKCLKKFMEIACTNCTTIRQSYWICIFGAIHFFLSQLPNFNSVSGVSLAAAVMSLSYSTIAWVGCIGKGRVPNVSYAYKKTSPADSMFRVFNALGQVSFAYAGHAVVLEIQATIPSTPEKPSKVPMWKGAVWAYFVNALCYFPVAFIGYWAFGQDVDDNVLVGLERPSWLIAAANLMVVVHVIGSYQVYAMPVFDLMEQKMVKTWNFPPGVMLRFFVRTAYVAFTLFLGVTFPFFGDLLGFFGGFGFAPTSYFLPCIMWLKIKKPRRFSMSWLINWACIFIGVFIMIASTVGGLRNIVADSSTYEFYS; from the exons ATgacaaagaaaaaagagagaaaagctGAAGAAAATTCAGTTGAAGATATTTACTCTTTATCTTCTACTGCAATGGGCTCAACTTCTTCAGAAAACCATCTGCCATTGCCAAAG GAAGTTCCTTCAGATGAGAAATGGGCAGAAGATGGTCCTCCTCGCGAAGCCAAATGGTGGTACTCAACTTTTCACACAGTTACTGCAATGGTTGGTGCTGGTGTTCTCAGCCTGCCTTATGCCATGGCCTACTTAGGATG GGGTCCAGGTACGGCGGTTATGATCTTATCATGGTGTATAACCTTACACACAATGTGGCAAATGATACAGCTCCATGAATGTGTGCCTGGAGTTCGTTTCGATCGGTACAAGGATCTTGGAAAACATGCCTTTGGACCAAAACTTGGGGCATGGATAGTACTTCCACAACAGCTAATTGTCCAAGTTGGTTGTGACATTGTGTACATGGTTACTGGAGGAAAGTGTCTGAAGAAGTTCATGGAAATAGCTTGCACTAATTGCACCACAATAAGGCAATCCTATTGGATTTGCATATTTGGTGCAATCCATTTCTTTCTATCACAGCTGCCCAATTTCAATTCTGTTTCTGGTGTCTCATTAGCAGCTGCAGTCATGTCACTGAG CTATTCAACTATAGCATGGGTAGGTTGTATAGGCAAAGGCAGAGTCCCGAACGTGAGCTACGCGTACAAGAAAACAAGTCCAGCTGATTCAATGTTTCGCGTCTTCAACGCGTTAGGTCAAGTTTCCTTTGCTTATGCTGGTCATGCTGTTGTCCTTGAGATACAAGCCACTATTCCATCAACACCTGAGAAGCCCTCCAAAGTTCCAATGTGGAAAGGCGCCGTATGGGCCTATTTTGTCAATGCCCTGTGCTATTTCCCTGTTGCTTTCATCGGGTATTGGGCATTTGGCCAAGACGTCGATGACAATGTGCTCGTGGGACTTGAAAGACCATCTTGGCTTATTGCAGCTGCTAACTTAATGGTGGTTGTCCATGTCATAGGCAGCTATCAG GTTTATGCTATGCCAGTGTTTGATTTGATGGAGCAAAAGATGGTGAAAACCTGGAATTTCCCACCTGGAGTAATGCTGCGCTTCTTCGTTCGTACTGCATATGTTG CTTTCACTTTGTTTCTTGGTGTAACATTCCCTTTCTTTGGTGATCTTCTTGGTTTCTTTGGAGGATTTGGTTTTGCTCCTACTTCTTACTTT CTCCCCTGCATAATGTGGCTTAAGATCAAGAAACCAAGGAGATTCAGCATGTCATGGTTGATAAATTGG GCATGCATATTCATTGGAGTTTTCATTATGATAGCTTCCACAGTTGGTGGATTGAGAAATATTGTTGCTGATTCTTCCACCTATGAGTTCTACTCTTAA
- the LOC104231131 gene encoding lysine histidine transporter-like 6 isoform X2 encodes MVSSSPPPAPKEVPSDEKWAEDGPPREAKWWYSTFHTVTAMVGAGVLSLPYAMAYLGWGPGTAVMILSWCITLHTMWQMIQLHECVPGVRFDRYKDLGKHAFGPKLGAWIVLPQQLIVQVGCDIVYMVTGGKCLKKFMEIACTNCTTIRQSYWICIFGAIHFFLSQLPNFNSVSGVSLAAAVMSLSYSTIAWVGCIGKGRVPNVSYAYKKTSPADSMFRVFNALGQVSFAYAGHAVVLEIQATIPSTPEKPSKVPMWKGAVWAYFVNALCYFPVAFIGYWAFGQDVDDNVLVGLERPSWLIAAANLMVVVHVIGSYQVYAMPVFDLMEQKMVKTWNFPPGVMLRFFVRTAYVAFTLFLGVTFPFFGDLLGFFGGFGFAPTSYFLPCIMWLKIKKPRRFSMSWLINWACIFIGVFIMIASTVGGLRNIVADSSTYEFYS; translated from the exons atGGTTTCATCTTCTCCTCCACCAGCTCCAAAG GAAGTTCCTTCAGATGAGAAATGGGCAGAAGATGGTCCTCCTCGCGAAGCCAAATGGTGGTACTCAACTTTTCACACAGTTACTGCAATGGTTGGTGCTGGTGTTCTCAGCCTGCCTTATGCCATGGCCTACTTAGGATG GGGTCCAGGTACGGCGGTTATGATCTTATCATGGTGTATAACCTTACACACAATGTGGCAAATGATACAGCTCCATGAATGTGTGCCTGGAGTTCGTTTCGATCGGTACAAGGATCTTGGAAAACATGCCTTTGGACCAAAACTTGGGGCATGGATAGTACTTCCACAACAGCTAATTGTCCAAGTTGGTTGTGACATTGTGTACATGGTTACTGGAGGAAAGTGTCTGAAGAAGTTCATGGAAATAGCTTGCACTAATTGCACCACAATAAGGCAATCCTATTGGATTTGCATATTTGGTGCAATCCATTTCTTTCTATCACAGCTGCCCAATTTCAATTCTGTTTCTGGTGTCTCATTAGCAGCTGCAGTCATGTCACTGAG CTATTCAACTATAGCATGGGTAGGTTGTATAGGCAAAGGCAGAGTCCCGAACGTGAGCTACGCGTACAAGAAAACAAGTCCAGCTGATTCAATGTTTCGCGTCTTCAACGCGTTAGGTCAAGTTTCCTTTGCTTATGCTGGTCATGCTGTTGTCCTTGAGATACAAGCCACTATTCCATCAACACCTGAGAAGCCCTCCAAAGTTCCAATGTGGAAAGGCGCCGTATGGGCCTATTTTGTCAATGCCCTGTGCTATTTCCCTGTTGCTTTCATCGGGTATTGGGCATTTGGCCAAGACGTCGATGACAATGTGCTCGTGGGACTTGAAAGACCATCTTGGCTTATTGCAGCTGCTAACTTAATGGTGGTTGTCCATGTCATAGGCAGCTATCAG GTTTATGCTATGCCAGTGTTTGATTTGATGGAGCAAAAGATGGTGAAAACCTGGAATTTCCCACCTGGAGTAATGCTGCGCTTCTTCGTTCGTACTGCATATGTTG CTTTCACTTTGTTTCTTGGTGTAACATTCCCTTTCTTTGGTGATCTTCTTGGTTTCTTTGGAGGATTTGGTTTTGCTCCTACTTCTTACTTT CTCCCCTGCATAATGTGGCTTAAGATCAAGAAACCAAGGAGATTCAGCATGTCATGGTTGATAAATTGG GCATGCATATTCATTGGAGTTTTCATTATGATAGCTTCCACAGTTGGTGGATTGAGAAATATTGTTGCTGATTCTTCCACCTATGAGTTCTACTCTTAA